The following is a genomic window from Carassius gibelio isolate Cgi1373 ecotype wild population from Czech Republic chromosome B7, carGib1.2-hapl.c, whole genome shotgun sequence.
ttatacatttgtaatgatgaagatgcattttattacattcaaaataaattaactttaaatgtactaaaatttcagttaaaattataatcaaatactTTACATGtgatttagtatgttagtcaacacatcagtgtacttctttaaaacacaacaaaagattaaaacaataattttaaatgtacttcAAAGGGCACttttttaaaacatacttaagtgtgttaagtaacagtcctaaaagtgtctctctttaagtcacttaagtggcgttttatttcattaatgttgTTTTCTGAATGTAGtttctaatatatgtatatttaagttttaaagtaCACTACAAGCGCACATTATatacaattaagtgcacttcttttttacAAGGATGGTTGGCTGATGGCACCACAATAATGCTCACAGTCCTAAGTGGGACACTTTTTCACattgaaaatgtttcaaaataataataataaacatttaatgtattttaaatgttgcttgcacatgaaaacaaaaacattcagtcAAAACACGTGGCCACTTTTGTACGGTGGTCACTAGAGTGCTTGGCCAGATGGTGTGGTTACAGGACCTGCCAGCAGGGACTAACCCTGACCTCTCGTGTGACATGCAAAAGCTATTTTTAGAAACATTATTTACAGAGAAAACGTATTAATGAAACCCTTGTTTAATGAACTGTTATTGAACTCTTGCTCACATGACACATGACTCTTCACCCAGTGTTATTGGCTTGTGTGGCGTATGCAGCAGTCTCTCCCCGTGTCTCTCGGCTACAGCGCTCATCTCCTGCGCCAGGTGGCCATACAGCTCCTGCGGGCCGTACACAACTACAGTTATAAATAGCTCTCCACTCTTcatagctttttttctttttctgtcacaCATTCTGTTTTCTGCTAATGTTGCACTTCTATGTCTGCTGGTCTACAGTAAACCCAGCACCTGCTTCCCTCTCCAGCCACCCTACCCTTCTCCTGCTTTCCCATCTGACGCTTAAGTATAACTGCATCACAGAATGAGCTGCGTCCACCGTTGGGATCAATTACAAATGAACTGTAGGAGGCCCTCAGGTTATGGGCCCCTATTATGATGCTGTTAGTAAGACGTCTGAGATCTACACTATGAGAACACAGAGTTCTTGAgggttcattattattattagaattagtaTTATGCAGCAGCTCAAATTATGCAAATGAAACTCATCCTAGCAGCCAGTTAAAAAACAACCACAcagcaacacttttttttttttttttttttaaataaaacctgcAGATgtaatattatactattataatgCTATAATGATATAAAATGCCACTGAAATGTAGttaaagagagacactttcatcACTTAAgtacacacttaagtacacttttcaaagttttactttaaaatgtaaataaattttaaatactaataaatgtTGACAAAGTATTTTAATACCAAGTAAtccttgattataattttaactgtattgttttaatcaacattacagttaatatactttaaatgtaaaacattgcaACTGCATACGTGTAATTTCGAATatatcttatatttatttttatatttagatattaacatATAtcttagtttaccataaatgcctTTAAGTACATTCAGTACttaaaccatattttaaagacaacagaaatcatttaaaatcacatATAAAGATGTATTTACATGACCAACTTAAATGGGTCGAAAAagcagctaattgcatttaatataaatgtaaattataatatattttcatttaattgaaatGAATTGTCTCAAAgtattacattcagttcacacttaagtatattcttttaaaatacattatttctctagtactctttttaaaagtattctaAATTGCACGTCTTTTTCACAATGTTAAAGTCAGAAATTGATTCTCCTTTGGTTAGACCATGTTAGAAACTGACTCTGCCCACAGAGaacataataatgtaaattattaataatccgGATGCATTAGTAGTGAATCGATTAGCTCTGTAAGTGTCTTATCACATGAAGGCTAATGGTGTTTTCCTGCATGTACTGGAGTCTCATTGGGTAACATTGAGTAACTTACTTGAAATGCTAaacgtgcacgcacacacacacacacacacacacacaatataaaactGTACATTGAAAACaaatttacttcatttttttctgtaaatttttGAACTATTGTTTTTATTCTAGAAACTTCTGGAATTACAAAATGaatttcattaattttatattacaacagtcctgtttttgttaataaaaatatttgtgttaATATAAAGCCAGTTTTGCCATAATTACATCAGAAATACCAGATAAATTGAATCtgaaagcaaaatataaataaaaactataaaagtctataaataatactaaattaacactgataCCACACAGCCATAAACAGAAGTTAAGACAATGTTTGAGTTTCTGAAATATTTTCACCTTCCTCTCAGACAAGAGTTTCTTGTAGCCATTGGCTCCCAGTGTGAGCAGCGTAATGAGGACGTCTAGAGACGGGGACGCAGAAGCTCGACCTGCACAAGAGCACATCATCTCAATCCTGTAATGCATTAAAGACATGCTTATCATAGTAAGACTTTATTGCAGTTCATAAAGAGAGTCGAGTACAAACATAACAAGGATGCATGCGGGTACCATAACAGTTCATGTCAACAGTAATATGCATTTAGATATGCATCTAATGCTCATCTTTAAAaccacaaataatttaaaacctcaaaactaatatatatattttcattctgtAAAATATAAGATTTATCAGTCTTTTAAAGATTTAATAACAAAACCTcaaaactaataattaataaaaataaaaacatttaaaatccttTACAATATAAGAGTTATCAGTTTTTGTAAAGATTTTTGTGGTAATGACTGATGTTGCATGTTTATGCATgatcatattttaatttagataTGCATCTAATGGTTAATATctttaaaagcacaaaaaaattaaataaaaccttaataaaaatatatatatattttttagattgtAGTGGTAATGACTGATGTTGCATGTTTATACATGCTCATATTTGCATTTAGATTTAGATATGCAACTAATGCTTAATCTGTAAAAGCACAAATAATCAAACAACGAAATACCATATAATGCTGTGATGCAtacattcaaaacatttaaagtaagtgcttttagttttgaatatttaatgtaaaatactaaCAGCATAAAATGTTATctgccataacatgaaaataacaaTCAGCTTATTGCTGTCAGCATGAATTTTAATTCCGTTGCATCCCTGAGCgttatgcatatcatttgatttGATAATGATTTGATAAACAGTATTTACTTTCTATTTACTAGTAAAAGAGGAGCAAATAAGAATGTATTTTAGTAAACTATCATCAGGCATTCTGAAAAGATGCAGCAGAGCTAAGTAACAATGGACTAAATTATAAGTGCACCCCCCCAGTCTTACTCTCTCTAGCGCACTCAAGAGAATCAATATTAGTAGTGTTTGGGGATTCCTCTGCAGTGCAGAAAAAGGTGGGAGGGATACAGTATGTGGGAGCCAGCAGAGAGcggcacaaacaaaaacacttcccAGGTCTCTAGAGACAGCTTATGCAAGAGGAAATACATGATGGAGTATTACTGTATGAACTGAGAAATGCACATTCAGAACAGAAAATATTCAGCATGCTTTACCTTCAGAGATCAAAGCATTCAATTATTTCTTCACCCTTTACCATGTCTTTTGGAAACCAGGGTAAATTTagggtaaatgtaaaaaaaaataggcaaaatTGCAATACAGGGCATCTAGGATTGCAAATTTTCAccacaacttttttttatatatatgctaAGTGAACGTTTTTCAACATAAATAATTAGTGTCAACCAGTAAAGATGCAAGAAAAGgatttaagaaaataatactaCTTAATATAACATTGCATTGTTACATTAAAAACGATGAAACAGcacagaaaacagctgaaaaattttgaatatttttttttatcatttactgAATAGGCTTTGTGTGAGAACTTTGACTCATAACGCCCAGCATTGCATTTTAGCTTAATGTAAGCATGTATGCTTTTTCCCCGTCACTAGacaagcagaaataaaataatgtaataaaataagataattgtATGTCGAATACTAactttgtaaataaatgcatttactccAAAAGTGATAAGTCATTTTTGTGACTTTAGTGAGATGTGGCATGCATTTTTTTCCCCCGCAAAGATGTTGTGTAAATGTCATAATGTTGGCTACTGCTAAATGGTATATTTTTAATTCCTTTATACAAATGTTGCAGCTTATAGTTAAGAGgactgcagtttttttttgtttttttttactgtttttcagaCTCTTGCATACAGATTTCAGAAATAAGTTTTGTATGGATCACTCATCTGTAACATGTTTGCAGTTTAAAGAGAATAAGCATACCTGGATACATCTTACTGATCTCTGTAATGAAGCTCACATCGAAGCCTGCGATAATGGCAACGCTGACCGGGACCGGGTTTTTATCAAGACTTTGGACAAAGGCATCGATTCTCCCAATGTGAGCCCCATACAAAAACACTTCATAAGCCAATAGGGTTTCTCTGAAGTAAACTACATTTTGTAGTAGATTTACACAAAAAAGCTGAACTGTTACCTGCTGAATAAGGTGCATACATTTTGATGACTGCACTCCATTATTGACTAAATGAGGAATATCATGCTTTGCACACAGAACAGCAAGCTCCTCGAGACTGTAAGAagacaattaaataaatagactttaaatcaatttaatttaactacaaaattaataaatatattttctccaTTAGTGTTTCTcagattcaaaaagaaaaaaatacaataaaaaaatttcatatattgactaaattatatatgtatataaaagatTGTGATTCCCGATGCACACAAATTTGTTGTTTACTCCTAGTAAACCCTgctggttacagtgtttactttttttattattaaatattatttattagtgaAAAATACCTTGTTGtgtaaagtataagtatgtttcttttacacatttactttttaatcCATTGTGAAATGATTTAAAAGTTATATCAGGATTTATACCATCTATCATATACTATACTATTTAATTgaatgcaaaatactatttaaatattactcctgcaaattcttgcttgtttttttttacttgttttgttgtaaagagattatctgattaatatatatttttttatattcctagacttatttgttgcagtttttttaaacagttatattgtaaaactaaaataccattTTTAGTTTGCGTTGTTAGATtattggctgcatttgaagttattttttgcttaaaaaaaataaataatattactgtcaaattcatgtcagataataaaaatactgtaatgaatacagtagttcgccatgtatttgttcatgttttattaagggataagtctgaagcacaccataaaataattctagcaattaaCACAAGGCTAGTAGTATAAACAGCtgtatacagatacacacccaggtatcggatcagtactcagCCGATACCCTGAgaccaggtatcggatcagtactcggtatcggccgataccctgagcccaggtatcggaatcggtattgggaagagaaaaagggtatcggaacatctctggttttgttttgaaaacctggcaatcctgatctgaacgcatgtgatGGAGATATACTAGTGGAGTGCCTTTACTGACAATATGCGCATGAAAATTACATTCGATTTTGTTGCACAGCCCTACTAACAAACTTAAGCAAATGTTAACTACtcgattataattttaactttaatcaactatacatttttaaggtgttattatgaatatatttaaatttgtgaCAAACAAGTTTCAACAGAAATTACATTGAAGCATATTTTAGTTCACCATGAAttcttgtcagtacattcagattagatatgtctaacatgttcaagcaaaaactgtggcaaaattatcattcaaacgctatttttcttaattgcatcaacactcacagtcaagacacttacgattgcattttcattcagtgtcccgcaatgaatgtagcaaaattcaatgtgcacattgaaaaaatgcatttattttactgtctatgattctgagccgatcacgtgtccgccCCCTCGCGCCACGGCAAGAGACTCAATACAAGAATACATGAGCACAGCTCATCTCGCTGTTCATCTTGATTCAGAAGCGCTGCAGGCttctctgagtttaaacttgTTAGGAGTGAAGAGTATTCTGTCTGTGTGACTGTTGCGTTAGAGAGACGCAGACGTGAGATGAAACACTTTCTAACAGTCTCGATTTTCAAAATGATCAGCTTCTAAAAAGAACTGTTTACTTCCGGATTTAGACTCCTCCTTTTGTTCGCGTCATAGTT
Proteins encoded in this region:
- the LOC127962614 gene encoding O-phosphoseryl-tRNA(Sec) selenium transferase-like, whose amino-acid sequence is MYAPYSAVYFRETLLAYEVFLYGAHIGRIDAFVQSLDKNPVPVSVAIIAGFDVSFITEISKMYPGRASASPSLDVLITLLTLGANGYKKLLSERKELYGHLAQEMSAVAERHGERLLHTPHKPITLGEESCVMVVPLGVEQTVSKHTFRGFMSHADAYPCPYFNAASAIRITEMI